AGCACGCCGCCTGGAGATCCGCGAGACCGCAGCTCGGCTCCGTGCGTGCGGGCGCGGGTGCGTGCGGTTGGCGGGCGGTTAGCCAACCCACCCCTCTCACCGTCTCACGTTCGTTCCGGGTCGGTCGTGTCCATGCGCCAGGGGAGCGATACGGCGAGGCGCGGGAGTGGGTGAGCAGGTTCCGGAGTTGATTTACCGTGAGGAGGCTCGGGCACCCATCTGCGCAGCGCAGCGAGCGGCTCACGCAAGCTACCGCGGGGCCGCCTGGCGCATGAGGCTGCCGTGTGCCAATGCCTACCAGCCGGGTGCCGTGGTGGCGCGGGCACCCCCGCTCCCGCTCCAcgtctcggcgccgccgccgcgcgcaaaGCCACGAGCGGCGCAACTGCTCCCACCGAGGCAGCGGCGGGTGGTGCCCGCACGCACCGCATGGCGGCTGCCCCCCTGCGACGCCGTCCCGCTCGTGACGCGACAGCGCTAACGCCTCCACGCCGGCACGTAGGGCGGCCGGCCGAACCCCAAGCACAGAGCTGAACCACAAGAACCAAGGGGCGGCGAGAAGCCGAGAACCAAACTGAACACCTACCGGAAAGTTGAGTAGTTGACGCCCGGAAGCCTAGAACTTGTCCTCTCTGGCTAAAATCACCATTGCAATTTTCAACTTTTAGAAAGTTTTGTACGCCATCTAGCAAGAAGATCTATCACCTCCAACATCCATACAGATCACAAATGAATTCCCCCTAGCATTTCGTGAGGATCTCGGCGCCGGTCCTGGTGATCAGAATCGTGTGCTCAAACTGGGCAGCCAAGCTGCCGTCCGTCGTCACGGCGGTCCAGCCGTCGTCCCACATGTCGCAGACGGTGCTCCCCATGGATAGGATCGGCTCTGGACAAGAAAGTTCGGCAGCATTGGCAGCAGTCAGGAACACAAGCGCGTGACCCCGAGAGCAAAAAATCAAAACTGGCTGGCTTTACTGAGTTCGCCAAGAATGAGTTAGGACCCTGCGTACCTATTGTGAATGTCTGCCCTTCAACCATCTGACCCGGCTTGTTGTTACCTGTTCAAGTCCATAACAGTCAGGTCTAGAAATTGCAAAAGTTACCACTAGAAGATCAATGCTAACAAAGATCTTCCAGACCTATCATTAATAGCTACTCTATCTTTTGTTGCAGATATAGGCATGCCACCTATTATTGGTgcagaaaaatattgtttctaAGATATGACTCTCACCAAAACCAACAATCATGTTTCTGTATGATGACTGATTAATTCAGTTAACTAGATGAAACGGCATAAAAAACCTAAACTGAATGTCTGCAGCCTGGTTTCGTCATTCGAAAATATCTAAACTTCAGCAAAATCTGCTCTTCCTCTCAAGAGCAGTTCTTATCTAACAAAAAACATTTATTCTCAGAAGAAAAGGTGCATGAATGTATCCACAATCACAGAACAGCTTATATAGGCAAATGCTAAACCTGTTACTTACGCTGGTGATATATAATTGGTTCTGAATGAAATACTCTGCCAACTCCATGCCCAACAAAACACTCCACAACACCAAATCCATGCCTCTCAGCATGTTCGCTGAAATGGTCAAGCAAACGAGTGGATTAAAGCCATTATAGTAGTATCTGATatgaaataaaatttgatataaCCACGGTAATCATGTAGGAAAAAGTAGCTGAAACTTGCTTTGGAATTCATTTTACATCAATGCTGGTGTGCAAATATGGGAGACATTGACTGGATGCATGAAACAGGTAGTAGTGTTTCATAGTCAAAAGTGTTCCATTGTTCTCATGCCACTTTATATTATGCATTGGCAACAATATTTGGTTTGACAATGCTTTTTATTCAGAACATTGCTTCTTTCAATCCTGGCCCAAAGATCTAAGAGGTTTCCTTTCTGGCAGAACTAACCCAGTAACTATACCAAGAAATACAGTCAAAAGCTGATATTGAATGAACTATAGATACAAGGGATCCCTAGATACAATTATCATTGCTTGCTGGCCATGAAATAAATCAGTGGAAATAGCATACCTTATTCTTCTGCCAATCTTCTTAAAGCTGGTACCATGTTTGCATGTTGATATGCCTCTGAGCAGGCACTCTTCGGTAACCTGATATGCACAGTAGTATTCTGGTTACTGAAGCTTACATTATTAGCAGTCGTCCTTAGCCACAAAAAATATGTATATGCAAGAAAACATGTACGATGATACATTACACACCTTACAATAATTCTTATCTCCTAAtcaagcaattttttttttgcagaaatcACTCCTTAGGAAATAAACCAGTGGCCAATGTGCAATTTTACCTTTGCATTATGAAGATTTGTCATCAATTTATGTCCCATATAAAAGTGGGAATGAAATAAAAGGAACGTGTAGAGTTACAATGTGTGGAAACTAGAGCTGCTATTCATGACTAAAAAATAGTAGATCGCAAGAGCAAGCATTACAAGTGCTCCAGAGAAAAGGGTAGATACCTTCACAAGTCGTTTATTGGCTTCGTCAacttctccacaaagaaatgttTTAGAGGTGTCCCCATGATAACCCTGAAATGGTGAGGGCACATCAGGGGACgacatccaaattaaattccaTGAAGCATGAACACTTGAACTCAATACTATGAAGTGACAATAATTATATATGACCAAGAGAGTAAACAACGTACATTCAAGTAGACAGTGACATCGATGTTAATTATGTCTCCATCCTGGAAAATACTAATGCAAGATAATTAGTTACTCCGGCTGTGGAACTGTGTAGTTGAAAGGCCCAGAAGTGTGATATGGGCAGAAAACATGTCGATGCAAGGCTTTCTGAACCTGTAGTTCGCGTGAATCAGGAATTCCATGGCACATGCATTCGTTCACTGATGTGCATACGCTCTTTGGAAACCCACCATATCCAAGTGGGGATGGATAGGCTCCAGCATCAATGATCATCTTGTGCACTGCTTTATCAATTTCGTCTGTTGTTACAGAGGGCTGATAGAAAATGCAATAGATTTCTCACTGAAGATATACTAATGATGAAGtacaaagaaagagaaaaatgtaTCTTATAAACAAAATCAGCATTTCAATCATGATTAGGTTAAACATAGTAGTGGAAGTGCTGAGAAGCATCTTACTTTCACTAATGTTCCTGCATATTCAAGAACACGAGCAGCAAGCTCGCAAGCAGCTCTCATGTGGACGATGCTCTCTTTGTCGTGCATTTGTATCTCTTTTGCTATCTCTGGTACATCTTTTGTGCCAACATAAGGAGGTCGAGGTATGCTTCCTGGTACAGGAAGTGGTGGGCTAACAGTTCCACGAATCAGGGCTGCTCTTTTCTTTGGCTGTTCAGACTCTTTTGACCTTCGAGTTTCAGTTTCAGTAAGCATCAAAATTAGTATGCAGGTAGAGTGGTACAGACGCAGTGGCACTAGCAGTCCAGCACTCATATGCCCTACGTGATTAGACAATTGGTTTCGAATTACATAACGGAAGCAACAGGGAGGATTCTATACCTCGTACTTGCTTTCTCCAAACCCCCCAATCTCTTTGCTTGGACAAGGAAAAGCTTCTTCTTAAGGCATGTTCTCCCTAGAATAGTTGAAAGAAGACACGCCGCCGGAGAGAACAGATTACCTCGGCCACCGGAGAGCAACGGTGCGGGGCAGTGGAGCTCCATGGACGGGACTCTAGTCGCCATTAGAGCCGGCGGCGGTCTCCCACAAATCTGCAATGGGGCGAGCGACGGGGTCGCCAAATTGGATTGGTAGTCGCGCGCGGCGAGGGGGATGGAGCCTGACGGGACGGACAGAGAAGAAGAGGATAATGCGAAATGAAAATAGATTTTCGCCTCTTTTCATCCCAGCAAATGAAGGGCCCGCCCGATAGCTGAACCTACTGTTTTACAGAACCCCCCTACATCTTTACACAAAACCCCCTAATTTTTTATCTAGATTATTAATCCGATccaaatatttatataaaacCCCCTAAATCGAATCGCGATCCAATTGCGATCCGAATTTATTATGAAATTACCTCCTATACTGGGTCAAAAAATTTACAATAGGGCTATTGTTCTGGTGCGCCGGTTTCCTCCCGCGAATGACTACGACTGCCGCCACTGCAAATAACATGTATTTTCCAGAGATCCTCATCCTGCTCCAAATAAGCACTCGCCTCGCATCATCATTCTAGTTTCGCCTCAAGCAAACGCACCTCGTCGTGCTCCCGTGCTCCGGCCGCGACCCCATCGCCGTCTTTCTGGGAACCAAACTATGGCCGCATGATAGAGAATTAACCTCGGCGAACATAGTACCTTCCCACCTACGATGGCAGTCCAGTAGTACGGCAAGCAGAGTACGAAATCGCAACTAAAAATTTGGAAGAATTCCTCGGACAAGAGTACGGTGGGCGAACACCCTGCAAAATCTGAGCGAGTTTTTGCCATAGCGGCCTCATCCGGCGCGACTCTGGAGAGAAGTACTCTGCCGCCGTGTCGATTCGCTCGCACGGGGTTCATACTGCGCATCAAGCCCCTGCCGACATGGACGCCGGACGAGGAGGCGCGTCTCCAAGGAGCACGGCTTACTGCAGTGGCGATGCATGCCATCACACATGACGAGGCGTGCCGCAAGCCTCAAGCCCCCAACCATTGTTGGCCCTCAAGTAAGGTTTTAAATAGGCAGTTATAGCTGTTAGGAGGGCAGCCACTATGATATTTAGTCTGCTATAACCTACTTAACGCCGTAACGACAGCCCTGCCGTTAAACACCGTAACGATAACCCTGCCACTAAACGCCTTAGCCAGCGATTTAAAACCACGCCCTCAAGCTAGACGAGTTCGTCCGAGATTTCGTGAATCAACTAGCAACAATGTAGTCACTGTACATATGTCTATGCAGTCAATTCATTTCTGGGCACAGCTGATTCTACATGTACGTTGCCAGGACAGCATCCAGGCGCTCACTCGTTCTCGGCGACAGGAACATGAGGCAGATCGGTGGGCGCGCCTGGACAACATGAGCATGGACCGGAGCACGGAGCCGAGAGCGTCCCCGCAGATGAGACCGGCGGCGACCGCAGacgcgcgccgtcgccgtcgagtCTCCTCCACAGGTACATCCCGATGCTCCCGATGGAAATGCCGATGGGTACCTTGGGCGGCATGAAGAAGGCAATGGCGACGGCGATGGTGCACGGGAGGTACCGCCCGACGCGCCAGCCCCTCCGCGCGGACACCTCGCGGAGCACGCTGTTGGCCAGCGCCACGGCGAAGAAGATCTTGCTGAGCAGCAGGCTGTGCCTGGGGAACGCCTGCTGGGACACGCCGAGGATGGCCATGCCACGGTACACCTTGGCGTACGGGGCGACGgggacgccgtcgccgccgttgtACGCCCCGTACAGCATCCAGAAGATGACCGGGTTGATCACGCAGCCGAGCGCCGTCCCGGCGACATGGCTGATGAGCATGGCGTGCGGCGAGGTGAGGGTGAGGTAGCCCGTCCTGAAGACCTGCATGAGGTCGCCCGCGGTGATGACGGCGGACAGCATGatgacgccgccggcgagcccggcGACCACGCCGCCGTTCTGGAGCCCCACCCACGAGCCGAAGGCGAGCACGGCGATCTTGCCGTACGTGGGCCCGAGGTTCGCGGACGTCATGCCGATGCCGTACGTGTTGCAGAAGGCGAACAGCGGCACGGTGAGGTACGCTTTTGTTCTGCTACCGCAGGGTGGCCGGTACCGCCAGAGTTTTTGGCCGTAGATTCAGCTGCAAATCCGCGTTGCGGTGGCGCAGCTCCCCTTCACGCGCCAGGAGAACGCCGTGATCCAGACCTTCGTCGTCTCCTGCGCCAACATCGCCTACACCGGCGGCTTCGGCTCCTACATCCTGGCGATGAGCCGGACCTCGGCCGTGGACGGCGGCCCCGGGAACAGCGGCGGCAACGTCGCGGAGCCCCAGATCGTCCGGCTGATGGCGTTCCTCTTCCTCACCAGCTTCGTCGGCGTCTTCGCCGTCAGGCCCTTCAGGAACAGCCTCGTCATCCGGCACAACCTACCGTTCCCCACCGACATGGCCACGGCGCACTTCATCAACAGCATCCACACGCCGCACGGCGCCAAACAAGCAAGGTAACACTAAGTCACTAACAGTCGATGTCGATCCACCAAATTAATACTCCGTTTTTGTTCATAAATTAGAAGCAACATGTCTTACAATTTTTTTCCCGTTTTCTCACGCCGCAGTATGCAAGTGTCAGTCATGTTCAAACCTTGGGTGGAGCTATCGCGTCGTCGCTCTGGCAGTGGTTCTACGAAGGCGGCATGCACTGCGGCTTCCGGTCCTTCCCCATTTTCGGCCTTACCGCAGCTCGATTTGGGTACGTAACGTAagccagaaaaaaaaattctgaaaatcgaACAAGAACACCATGAAGTGTTATTGTGTTAAGCTCGATCCAAAACATGCAACGTGTCAGGTTCTTCTTCGACTTCTCGATGACCGACATCGGCATCGGGTTCTTAAGCCAGTACAAGGTCACCATCTCGATGCTCGCGGGATCCGTGGTGTCCTGGGGGATCATGCTGCCGTACATCATGACCAAGGAGGGCAGCTGGTACCCTCGTGGCATCGGCGTCATCAACGCCTACCGATGGTTCATCGGGATATCCATGGTCCTCGCTGACGGCCTCTTCCACATGCTCTGCATCCTGCTCCGGACGCTCCGCGGGATGCGCAGGCGGCGGCACTCCCGGCTCGCCACGCTGCCGTCCATGTGCCTCGGCGCCGAcgaccggccgccggcgcggagcTTCGACGACCGGCGGCGGGCGCAGGTGTTCCTTCGCGACCGGGTGTACGACCCGGCCGCCGTCGTCGGCTACATCGCCCTGTCAGCCGTCGCCATCGTCGCCATACCGCGCCTCTACCCCCAGCTGAGGTCCCGCCACGTCGCGCTCGCCTACCTCACCGCAAACGCGGATTCTATACCGCCGGGTGGTGCGTACCGCCCCCTGACGGAAGACCAGGATTCTCCAGCTTCTGCTCTGAGATTGGTGAGCTATATTCCCGTGTCTGCGACGTGGACAAGATTAGAAACGCAATTTGACACCGTGGCAAAACCGGTTCCGAGTGAAGTCAACTGAACAACAGTAAACCGATAACCGTGTTCACACTACAGCCAATACATCTCGTGGGTTGGGTTCCTTCCAGTAGAAGCATTCAATTGGAAGCTTCCAGTAGAAGCACTCGATTCCTTCCCATGGAATAGATCACCAGTACAGGATGCGCCCCTCCTCTCACCCCTTCCATGGATCCTCGTCGCCTCGTCATGGACATTGATCCGGTCACGAAATCCCCCCAGGCCATCGACGAGATTGCGAGGGGCACCAAGCCTAGCGAGTTTCCTGATGGGGCGATTGCACTAGTCGGGATTGGAACTACCAAGAAGTCAATGGATGCATCGACGACAGCTCAAGAAGAGAGTGGGAGCTTGCAGAGCGCAGGCGTCGGAGCTCATGTGCCAGAGCCGGCAAACCTCACTGGATCTTCGTCGCGGGTAAGGCCGTCCACACGTTCCTGTACCGTAATAGGATTATAAGGAAAACAGCTGCTCGGATTAGAAGTAATATAGCTGATCTGCATTAAATTTGGATATGGATTGCAATTATGATATTTCTCAACATGCAAACAAAAGATTAAAAAAAGGATACTTTAGCACTGAACCGATTGCTTGTACCAAGTTCGAGTAGAAATACATTGAGTTTGTTGATTACATTTGCACTGACCCAAAATTTCCACCAAGGTtctaaatagcgggctaagggGTTTAGCGGCTGGCCTCTGAAAACAGCTAATAGCGGGCTAAATGAGGCTATACCGGGCTATAGCGGCTAAATTACACATGAGTTCAAATAGCGATACCATGTCTAAATAGCTATAGCGGgttatagcggaagctatagcggGAGATTTAAAACTTTGATTTCCACACCCTAGAATATATGTGTTGAAGAGCAAATTTGGATTGATAAATTACCCTTGATTTTATGTGCGACTATATATTATCAAGCATTGTTATAGGCCTATTGCACACTCCAAAAATTTGATTAGTGCTAAGTCAATACACTTGCATTACTACCAGTGTAAAAAATAGCACGCTATAGCGCCAAAATAGCGCCGCTATAGCGGCCAGAAATAGCTGTCGCGATGCTCATTAACACGCTATAGCGCCAAATAGCGCCGCTATAGCGGTAAAATAGCGTTTTGTCCAAGCTTCCGCTAAATTCTATAGCCCGCGATTTTAAACCTTGATTACTACCATTAAGCTTTAGATGTTTATTTAAACTCATCTGTGCGTGCACAAAAAAATTGTTAACTTAAAAATACTTCATATATTGTGCTGACAGACCAGGGGCTAGGAATGGACCTGACTACAGGGATGCCCCATCAGAGGAAAGTGCTATCACTAGAGCTCTACGGCGCGCAGCAACCGCCCCACTGGGGGCTCCGATCTTCTCCCCCCATGAAGGTACAACATTCAACAGCCATGAAGAAGCGAGGGATTTCTACAACTTGTATTCATGGGAAAAGGGATTCGGAGTTCGATTTGGTCGTGGGCGCAAGAATGCTAGCAAATATCAAACAAAACTGGATATTGTCTTCTCATGCGAGGTAGTTTAGAGAACTTTCATGCTTTTGCTACACATCATATAAAAAAGGCTCTAAAGTTTATCACTGATCCATCAAATATTCTTGTAAAACTCTACTTGCAGGGTACCAGCAAGAACAGCAACTCTTCCATCCGGACAGATTGTGCCGCCAAGATTAGATTGCACAGGAGAAGCGACCATGCTTGGTACATAAGCAGTGTCAACGACACCCACAATCACAGGCTTACGGAGGCATACAGCGAGAACAAGCAATGGAAGTCCCATGGTTACATAGATCCATCGACAAAGGATCTCATCAAGAAGCTAAGGGAGAACAACATTAGTGTAGGCAGAATATGCAATATACTGGGAGTCTCTGATGGTGGATCAAGGGCAAGGATGAGGAAGGAGTCCGTGAGGTCAATTTGTGCGAAGCTGGCACAAGAAAACATGCGAGATGACATTGGCAAGACATTGAGACTGCTAGATAAGATGAAGGAGACTGACCCAGGACTGGAAGTAAGATTCCAGATCGACTCAGGTGATCGGCTGAAAATGATGCTGTGGTGCACAGGCAAAAACAGGCTGGACTATGCTACTTTTGGAGATGCCATCACATTTGATACCACCTATAGAACAAATCTATACAGCCTCCCATTTGGCCTCTTCATGGGTGTTAACAACCACTTCCAATCTATTGTTCTTGGTGGATTGCTACTGACATCAGAAAAAACATCAGACTTCGAATGGGCATTTACTAATTTCGTTGAGATAATGGGTGGTAAGGCCCCCGTTACCATGTTGACAGGTAAAAATAAAAATGCACATACCTTGGCTGCAAATCAGATTCCCATTTTCATATATGCATGTTTGTGTCTTCAAATTTAGATAACACCATCCCATTTCTAATTATTTAATTTCCATGTTCTCTTCAATTCAGTTGTACAACATCAGAAAAAAGAATGACCAATGTAGTGTCCTTTGTGCAGATCAATGTGCTGCAATGGCTAAGGCAATGAAAACATCAATGCAAGGAACAAAACATAGATGGTGCAGATGGCATGTCCTCAAAAATGCTAAGGACAGATTGGGGAAGGTATACTCAAAGCATAAGAGGTTCAAGCATGATTTCAACAAACTCATTACCGATGAAACAAATATACCTGCCTTTGAGAAAAAATGGTGTGAATTGGTTAAGAAATACAAACTTGTGAAAAACAAGTTTTTAAAAAGGTTGTTCAAGCACCGTGAAAATGGGCAAAGCCATCCTTCATGGGTATCTTTTGTGCTGGTATGACAAGCACACAACGAAGTGAAAGCGCCAACCATATGCTGAAAAGATTCATCCAGCGTGCTGCTCCAATGCACCTGTTCGTCGCCAAATTCAATGAATTTCAAAGTGATAGGAATGACCAGGAGGGAAAGGAAGGGTTCGTCAAAACCAGGTATG
This sequence is a window from Panicum virgatum strain AP13 chromosome 7K, P.virgatum_v5, whole genome shotgun sequence. Protein-coding genes within it:
- the LOC120641726 gene encoding methionine aminopeptidase 1B, chloroplastic-like isoform X3 → MATRVPSMELHCPAPLLSGGRVHKMIIDAGAYPSPLGYGGFPKSVCTSVNECMCHGIPDSRELQDGDIINIDVTVYLNGYHGDTSKTFLCGEVDEANKRLVKVTEECLLRGISTCKHGTSFKKIGRRISEHAERHGFGVVECFVGHGVGRVFHSEPIIYHQRNNKPGQMVEGQTFTIEPILSMGSTVCDMWDDGWTAVTTDGSLAAQFEHTILITRTGAEILTKC
- the LOC120641727 gene encoding protein FAR1-RELATED SEQUENCE 5-like, which produces MHRRQLKKRVGACRAQASELMCQSRQTSLDLRRGPGARNGPDYRDAPSEESAITRALRRAATAPLGAPIFSPHEGTTFNSHEEARDFYNLYSWEKGFGVRFGRGRKNASKYQTKLDIVFSCEGTSKNSNSSIRTDCAAKIRLHRRSDHAWYISSVNDTHNHRLTEAYSENKQWKSHGYIDPSTKDLIKKLRENNISVGRICNILGVSDGGSRARMRKESVRSICAKLAQENMRDDIGKTLRLLDKMKETDPGLEVRFQIDSGDRLKMMLWCTGKNRLDYATFGDAITFDTTYRTNLYSLPFGLFMGVNNHFQSIVLGGLLLTSEKTSDFEWAFTNFVEIMGGKAPVTMLTDQCAAMAKAMKTSMQGTKHRWCRWHVLKNAKDRLGKVYSKHKRFKHDFNKLITDETNIPAFEKKWCELVKKYKLVKNKFLKRLFKHRENGQSHPSWVSFVLV
- the LOC120641726 gene encoding methionine aminopeptidase 1B, chloroplastic-like isoform X1, which gives rise to MATRVPSMELHCPAPLLSGGRGNLFSPAACLLSTILGRTCLKKKLFLVQAKRLGGLEKASTRSKESEQPKKRAALIRGTVSPPLPVPGSIPRPPYVGTKDVPEIAKEIQMHDKESIVHMRAACELAARVLEYAGTLVKPSVTTDEIDKAVHKMIIDAGAYPSPLGYGGFPKSVCTSVNECMCHGIPDSRELQDGDIINIDVTVYLNGYHGDTSKTFLCGEVDEANKRLVKVTEECLLRGISTCKHGTSFKKIGRRISEHAERHGFGVVECFVGHGVGRVFHSEPIIYHQRNNKPGQMVEGQTFTIEPILSMGSTVCDMWDDGWTAVTTDGSLAAQFEHTILITRTGAEILTKC
- the LOC120640330 gene encoding probable metal-nicotianamine transporter YSL17, producing MPMPYVLQKANSGTLPFTRQENAVIQTFVVSCANIAYTGGFGSYILAMSRTSAVDGGPGNSGGNVAEPQIVRLMAFLFLTSFVGVFAVRPFRNSLVIRHNLPFPTDMATAHFINSIHTPHGAKQYASVSHVQTLGGAIASSLWQWFYEGGMHCGFRSFPIFGLTAARFGYVTFFFDFSMTDIGIGFLSQYKVTISMLAGSVVSWGIMLPYIMTKEGSWYPRGIGVINAYRWFIGISMVLADGLFHMLCILLRTLRGMRRRRHSRLATLPSMCLGADDRPPARSFDDRRRAQVFLRDRVYDPAAVVGYIALSAVAIVAIPRLYPQLRSRHVALAYLTANADSIPPGGAYRPLTEDQDSPASALRLVSYIPVSATWTRLETQFDTVAKPVPSEVN
- the LOC120641726 gene encoding methionine aminopeptidase 1B, chloroplastic-like isoform X2 → MATRVPSMELHCPAPLLSGGRGHMSAGLLVPLRLYHSTCILILMLTETETRRSKESEQPKKRAALIRGTVSPPLPVPGSIPRPPYVGTKDVPEIAKEIQMHDKESIVHMRAACELAARVLEYAGTLVKPSVTTDEIDKAVHKMIIDAGAYPSPLGYGGFPKSVCTSVNECMCHGIPDSRELQDGDIINIDVTVYLNGYHGDTSKTFLCGEVDEANKRLVKVTEECLLRGISTCKHGTSFKKIGRRISEHAERHGFGVVECFVGHGVGRVFHSEPIIYHQRNNKPGQMVEGQTFTIEPILSMGSTVCDMWDDGWTAVTTDGSLAAQFEHTILITRTGAEILTKC